A DNA window from Aestuariispira ectoiniformans contains the following coding sequences:
- a CDS encoding FlgK family flagellar hook-associated protein has product MSLLSALNVAVTSVNTINSAVRTVSDNIANANNKYYNARQTKYQNLQHGGVAVADIERLVNNGLFQDLTTAIAGSNGYGTQNDIYERMSSLLGISATQTPLSDEMEDLNAAWKAYEASPESAAAQAQVLSAAKNITVEMARLSDGLDQIEQEIKTDTTRTVSDLNDLLSDIDRLNNDIVSDKSKGRPTSANENLRDQKLEELSEIMDIKTFEASDGHLVVMSSTGLSLVDLNAATFNYDTSTGALTKSGHSSTDLITGGLLPQGKLKSLTDFIRTDTAAEANTDGGFAVVQKMRNQLDEVAFMLMDDSTARTSGSVAIEDNATVGAAGTITVTVGGTPRVANILAADTPATVLAKLNALDNVSARFDGHGQLQILTEGEGMTVAVSTGALQTAIGFGASTTVAADNPPTLSYAYNQENSTGSLDITGNADLTSLAGIAAADQFSVSVGGGAAVTVTIGASPYSTQDLLDDLNDIDGVRARLNSSGGLEISTTRGSLDIQQTNNTPLSALGFTFVGGSAEVTNRGETGEQNLDLFEVKTGSALSDATRLNFRVNDTLTNGTASLKKSSATGVVQSMNGNNRGINGSGFSTSGTSYTGLVSDIFVDVTTRAERFGNLYSDSMTLHNNLDEQLRQEVGVDIDSEMAALTVLQNSYAATARVIQTVDEMFSTLEQAIR; this is encoded by the coding sequence ATGTCATTGCTTTCAGCGCTGAATGTTGCTGTTACATCCGTCAACACGATCAACAGTGCGGTGCGGACGGTATCCGACAATATCGCCAACGCGAACAACAAATATTACAACGCCCGCCAGACCAAATATCAGAACCTGCAACATGGCGGCGTTGCCGTCGCCGATATCGAGAGGCTTGTAAACAACGGCCTTTTCCAGGATTTGACCACTGCCATCGCAGGCAGTAACGGTTACGGCACACAGAACGATATCTACGAGCGGATGAGCAGTCTGCTTGGCATCAGCGCGACGCAGACCCCGTTGTCTGACGAAATGGAAGACCTGAACGCCGCGTGGAAGGCGTATGAGGCATCGCCCGAAAGCGCCGCCGCACAGGCCCAGGTCCTGAGTGCCGCGAAGAACATCACTGTTGAAATGGCACGTCTTTCCGATGGCCTGGACCAGATAGAGCAGGAAATCAAAACGGATACCACACGCACCGTATCCGACCTGAATGACCTTCTGTCCGATATTGACCGTCTGAACAACGACATCGTTTCCGATAAATCAAAAGGCCGTCCGACTTCTGCGAATGAAAACCTGCGGGATCAAAAGCTGGAAGAACTGTCCGAAATCATGGACATCAAAACCTTTGAAGCATCGGATGGTCATCTTGTCGTGATGTCTTCAACGGGCCTCAGCCTTGTTGACCTGAACGCCGCCACCTTCAATTATGACACCTCGACCGGTGCGCTGACCAAAAGCGGTCATTCCAGTACGGACCTTATCACCGGCGGCCTGCTGCCGCAGGGCAAGTTGAAATCGCTCACGGACTTCATCCGGACCGACACAGCGGCAGAAGCCAATACTGACGGTGGATTTGCGGTTGTTCAGAAAATGCGCAACCAGTTGGACGAAGTGGCCTTCATGCTGATGGACGATTCAACCGCACGCACAAGCGGCAGCGTCGCCATTGAAGACAATGCCACAGTTGGCGCGGCTGGCACGATTACCGTCACCGTGGGCGGCACGCCTAGGGTCGCCAACATCCTTGCCGCTGATACCCCTGCGACGGTACTGGCGAAATTGAACGCCCTGGACAATGTCTCTGCCCGCTTCGATGGTCATGGCCAATTGCAGATCCTGACCGAAGGCGAGGGTATGACAGTGGCCGTTTCCACCGGTGCCCTCCAGACAGCAATCGGGTTCGGGGCCTCCACGACGGTGGCGGCGGACAATCCCCCGACGCTCAGCTACGCCTATAATCAGGAAAATTCCACGGGCAGCCTGGATATCACCGGCAACGCAGACCTGACCTCCCTTGCCGGTATCGCAGCCGCTGATCAGTTCTCGGTTTCCGTTGGCGGTGGGGCAGCCGTTACCGTCACAATCGGTGCGTCTCCCTATTCCACACAGGACCTGTTGGACGACCTGAACGACATTGACGGTGTTCGCGCCCGCCTCAACAGTTCTGGTGGACTGGAGATATCGACAACCCGCGGCAGCCTGGATATCCAGCAGACAAACAATACACCGCTGTCTGCCCTTGGCTTTACTTTTGTCGGCGGCAGTGCGGAAGTAACCAACAGAGGCGAGACCGGAGAGCAAAACCTGGACCTTTTCGAGGTTAAAACCGGCTCTGCCCTGTCTGATGCGACCCGCCTGAATTTCCGGGTAAACGACACGCTGACCAATGGCACCGCAAGCCTGAAAAAATCCTCCGCAACCGGCGTTGTGCAATCAATGAACGGCAACAACCGGGGCATTAACGGGTCCGGTTTTTCCACCAGCGGCACTTCCTATACCGGGCTGGTATCGGATATCTTCGTGGATGTAACCACAAGGGCGGAACGTTTCGGCAATCTGTATTCAGATTCTATGACCCTGCATAACAATCTGGACGAACAGCTTCGCCAGGAAGTCGGTGTGGATATCGACTCCGAGATGGCGGCGCTGACAGTCCTGCAAAATTCCTATGCGGCCACGGCCCGTGTCATCCAGACGGTCGACGAAATGTTCTCCACCCTTGAACAAGCGATCCGTTAA
- a CDS encoding rod-binding protein — translation MDATLTAQMDQALQSTFQNKTPDLGKIKSEKAAHEAAVNFEAMFLTQMVEQMFSGVKTEDGYFGGGSGEKMFRSMLSQEYGHEMAKSGGIGIADMVQKEILKIQEEASQ, via the coding sequence ATGGACGCCACCCTGACAGCACAGATGGATCAGGCGCTGCAAAGCACCTTCCAGAACAAGACACCCGATCTTGGCAAGATCAAATCCGAGAAAGCCGCGCATGAAGCAGCGGTAAATTTCGAAGCCATGTTTCTCACACAGATGGTCGAGCAGATGTTTTCCGGCGTCAAAACGGAAGACGGCTACTTCGGCGGCGGCAGTGGCGAAAAGATGTTCCGATCCATGCTGTCCCAGGAATACGGACATGAAATGGCTAAAAGCGGCGGCATTGGTATCGCCGACATGGTTCAAAAGGAAATCCTGAAAATTCAGGAGGAGGCAAGTCAATGA
- a CDS encoding flagellar basal body P-ring protein FlgI, with translation MNVHSTFWTLAKTIAVFCICLAAITLSSLSASAQSRIKDIVDVEGVRENMLVGYGLVVGLNGTGDTLNSAVFTKESLVGMLERLGVNARDGSLNTKNVAAVMVTASLPAFARQGARIDVNVSALGDSKSLLGGTLLVTPLLGADGDVYAVAQGTLAVGGFAAQGDAETVVKGVPTSGRIANGAIVEQELPFRMADLQTYHLSLRNPDFTTARRISRAINAFVGQDVSSATDPATVQVKVPANYDRDVVNMITDIEQLRVEPDNVAKVIIDEQSGVIVMGENVRINKVAIAQGNLTIRITETPQVSQPQPFTNTGTTTTVPRTQITVDEGADRQLGVVDGGVSLQELVNGLNSLGVGPRDMITILQAVKAAGALQAEIEVM, from the coding sequence ATGAATGTGCATTCCACATTCTGGACATTGGCAAAAACAATCGCCGTTTTTTGTATTTGCCTGGCCGCCATAACACTGAGCAGCCTCTCCGCATCGGCGCAATCACGCATCAAAGACATCGTCGATGTAGAAGGCGTGCGGGAAAACATGCTGGTCGGCTATGGGCTGGTTGTTGGTCTGAACGGTACGGGTGACACCCTCAACAGCGCAGTTTTCACGAAGGAAAGCCTTGTTGGCATGTTGGAACGCCTTGGCGTCAACGCCCGTGATGGCTCCCTCAACACCAAGAATGTCGCCGCCGTCATGGTAACGGCAAGCCTTCCTGCCTTTGCCCGGCAGGGCGCACGCATTGATGTTAATGTCTCCGCATTGGGTGATTCGAAAAGCCTGCTGGGTGGCACATTGCTGGTTACACCGCTCCTTGGCGCGGACGGCGATGTCTATGCGGTAGCGCAAGGCACACTGGCAGTTGGCGGATTTGCCGCACAAGGCGATGCCGAAACAGTTGTCAAGGGCGTCCCAACCAGTGGCCGCATTGCCAACGGCGCCATTGTCGAGCAGGAATTGCCCTTCCGCATGGCGGACCTCCAGACTTACCACCTGAGCCTGCGCAACCCGGACTTCACCACTGCACGCCGTATCAGCCGCGCAATCAACGCCTTTGTCGGCCAGGACGTCAGTTCCGCAACCGACCCGGCAACTGTCCAGGTGAAGGTTCCGGCCAATTACGACCGGGATGTGGTCAATATGATCACTGACATTGAACAGTTGCGGGTTGAGCCGGACAACGTGGCAAAAGTCATCATCGACGAACAATCCGGCGTTATCGTCATGGGTGAGAATGTGCGCATCAACAAGGTCGCGATTGCTCAGGGCAATCTGACGATCCGGATTACCGAAACGCCGCAGGTGTCCCAGCCCCAACCCTTCACCAATACCGGCACCACCACCACGGTACCCAGAACGCAGATCACAGTGGATGAAGGTGCGGACAGGCAACTCGGCGTCGTTGATGGCGGCGTCAGCCTTCAGGAACTGGTGAACGGCCTGAACAGCCTGGGCGTCGGCCCGCGCGACATGATCACAATCCTTCAGGCGGTAAAAGCCGCAGGCGCCCTGCAGGCCGAAATTGAGGTGATGTAA
- a CDS encoding flagellar assembly protein FliX, whose product MKVQGPGSTRRTSSTKKTSKSRGTGGADFARALNDVSGEDAHTEAAASAGPVSAVDALLSLQQVDDATQGGGRAQAVAWGEDMLDRLEAIRNALLMGAVPYDRLVQLAESVSKQAKVAGDPKLSAVLGEIELRAQVEIAKLEKARK is encoded by the coding sequence ATGAAAGTCCAAGGACCTGGTTCGACACGACGGACGTCGTCGACAAAGAAGACATCAAAAAGCCGCGGAACAGGCGGTGCGGACTTTGCGCGTGCCTTGAACGATGTTTCCGGAGAGGACGCGCATACCGAGGCTGCGGCGTCTGCAGGGCCGGTCTCGGCGGTGGATGCTCTTCTCTCTCTTCAGCAGGTTGATGATGCGACCCAGGGCGGTGGGCGCGCCCAGGCTGTTGCCTGGGGTGAGGATATGCTGGACCGCCTCGAAGCCATTCGGAACGCGCTTTTGATGGGGGCTGTGCCTTACGACCGTCTCGTGCAATTGGCCGAATCGGTGTCGAAGCAGGCCAAAGTGGCGGGGGATCCGAAGCTGTCTGCCGTTCTTGGAGAGATAGAATTGCGGGCTCAGGTTGAAATCGCAAAATTGGAAAAAGCCCGGAAGTAA
- the dksA gene encoding RNA polymerase-binding protein DksA has protein sequence MPSNDEEFMNPLQLEYFRQKLLRWRSELLEESTETLASMQQENLAQPDLTDRASMETDRAIELRTRDRERKLISKIDEALDRIANGVYGYCEETDEPISLKRLEARPIATLSLEAQERHERDERTRRDD, from the coding sequence ATGCCTAGCAATGACGAGGAATTCATGAATCCTCTTCAACTGGAGTATTTTCGGCAGAAATTGCTGCGCTGGCGTTCAGAATTGCTGGAGGAATCCACGGAAACATTGGCGAGTATGCAGCAGGAAAACCTTGCGCAGCCAGACCTGACAGACCGTGCCAGCATGGAAACAGACCGTGCCATTGAGTTGCGGACGCGGGATCGCGAACGCAAATTGATCTCCAAGATTGACGAGGCATTGGATCGGATCGCAAACGGGGTCTACGGCTATTGCGAGGAAACTGACGAGCCAATTTCTCTGAAGCGACTGGAGGCTCGTCCCATTGCCACCTTGTCTCTGGAGGCGCAGGAGCGTCACGAAAGAGACGAGCGGACACGCCGGGACGATTAG
- the flgH gene encoding flagellar basal body L-ring protein FlgH — translation MQYLIKSETAHPLAKIAGKLGIALLAATVVSGCNTLSRLSDIGETPELTEIKNPTHEPNYRPISMPMPAPETARRNANSLWRPGSRAFLKDLRANRVGDIVTVLISIDDKAELDNETTRTRASSEDVDVPGLLGYQNSLGAILPEAATPDNLLNLGSTSSQAGTGAIDRKEKVELSLAAVVTQVLPNGNLVIHGRQETRVNYEVRELQLAGVIRPQDIDNSNEISYDKIAEARLAYGGRGQINDVQQPRWGSQFIDILMPF, via the coding sequence ATGCAGTATCTGATAAAAAGTGAAACAGCACACCCGCTTGCCAAAATTGCCGGAAAGCTGGGAATCGCCCTGCTTGCCGCAACGGTCGTATCTGGCTGTAACACTCTGTCGCGCCTGTCGGATATCGGCGAGACGCCTGAACTGACCGAGATAAAGAACCCGACGCATGAACCGAACTATCGGCCGATCTCCATGCCGATGCCGGCGCCAGAAACGGCACGCAGGAACGCCAACTCCCTCTGGCGTCCCGGGTCTCGCGCATTCCTCAAGGACCTGCGTGCAAACCGCGTTGGCGATATCGTGACCGTTCTGATTTCCATCGACGACAAAGCCGAACTCGACAATGAGACCACCCGAACCCGCGCCTCCAGCGAAGACGTCGACGTTCCAGGCCTCCTGGGATATCAGAACTCGCTCGGTGCGATCCTTCCGGAAGCAGCAACACCGGACAATCTGTTGAACCTTGGCTCTACCAGCAGCCAGGCAGGAACCGGTGCGATTGACCGGAAGGAAAAGGTGGAACTGAGCCTGGCCGCCGTCGTCACGCAGGTTCTGCCCAACGGAAACCTCGTCATTCACGGACGTCAGGAAACTCGCGTAAACTATGAAGTCCGCGAACTTCAACTTGCCGGGGTCATTCGTCCGCAGGATATCGATAACAGTAACGAAATCTCATACGACAAGATTGCGGAAGCCCGACTGGCTTACGGCGGTCGCGGACAGATCAATGATGTGCAGCAACCTCGCTGGGGCTCCCAATTCATTGACATACTCATGCCATTCTAA
- the flgA gene encoding flagellar basal body P-ring formation chaperone FlgA produces the protein MTLIINPTLKRLGAAAIFLAASSAAWGASSTPEPETLPVTLRSSVTVDSDKILLGDVFNGVQNYANRAIAHAPAPGHEFTLKAAWLWRIANLFEVNWKPTSQLDTSTVYRTAVKLTTELQAQKVKEAVEEATADGGLYEIELDNQLSTINLTSDSPASVALANLRLDAARGHFTGTLVAPATGQHQVSIPVSGRIYRMVEVAVPSHRIKRGDIVADQDLQYVQIRANRLTRNALIDASDMVGQSAKHTLQEGRLVSHNDIEPPLLVSRRGILTVTLETPLMRLTVQAKALESGAKGDVIKVENLQSKQLVEAIVTGPNKATVVSPLQSAMR, from the coding sequence ATGACTTTGATCATCAATCCAACATTGAAGAGGCTGGGCGCAGCAGCGATCTTTCTCGCCGCCAGCAGCGCGGCCTGGGGTGCCTCCTCGACACCTGAACCCGAGACGCTGCCTGTCACCCTGCGGTCGTCCGTGACCGTCGACAGCGACAAAATCCTTCTCGGTGACGTTTTCAACGGCGTGCAAAATTATGCCAATCGTGCCATCGCCCACGCACCAGCGCCGGGCCATGAGTTTACACTCAAGGCCGCCTGGCTCTGGCGTATCGCGAACCTGTTCGAGGTGAACTGGAAGCCCACGAGTCAGTTGGACACCTCCACCGTCTATCGTACCGCTGTCAAGCTGACGACGGAACTGCAGGCACAGAAGGTAAAAGAGGCTGTCGAAGAAGCAACTGCAGATGGCGGGCTCTATGAAATTGAACTGGACAACCAGCTCTCCACCATAAACCTGACTTCTGACAGCCCGGCATCAGTTGCGTTGGCAAATCTTCGCCTGGATGCTGCCCGGGGCCATTTCACCGGGACCCTTGTTGCTCCGGCAACGGGCCAACATCAGGTTAGCATCCCCGTTAGCGGGCGCATCTACCGGATGGTCGAGGTTGCTGTCCCGAGCCACCGTATCAAGCGGGGCGATATCGTTGCCGATCAGGATCTTCAGTACGTCCAGATCCGGGCCAATCGCCTGACACGGAACGCGCTCATAGATGCCTCGGACATGGTCGGACAGAGCGCCAAACACACTTTACAGGAAGGCCGTCTGGTATCTCACAACGATATCGAGCCTCCCCTGCTCGTCTCTCGCAGAGGCATCCTGACAGTCACGCTGGAAACGCCGCTTATGCGCCTTACCGTCCAGGCGAAAGCACTGGAAAGCGGTGCAAAAGGTGACGTGATCAAGGTCGAAAACCTGCAAAGCAAACAATTGGTAGAAGCCATCGTTACCGGCCCGAACAAGGCCACAGTCGTCAGCCCACTCCAATCGGCCATGCGCTAG
- the flgG gene encoding flagellar basal-body rod protein FlgG — translation MRSLNIGATGMLAQQLNVEVISHNIANMNTTAYQRRRAEFQDLLYQNQRRVGAASSDAGTIVPVGVQVGLGVKTAAVYRINEPGNLTLTENTLDMAINGSGYFQIEMPNGDTAYTRAGSFQLSNDGTIVTADGYTVQPGITIPQNAVDITVNSSGEVLATIDGQVAQQNVGQLELANFANDAGLLAVGDNLYKETDASGAPTTAAPATDGFGTLQQGFLETSNVNVVEEVTNLITAQRAYEMNSKVIETSDQMMSQLNNIR, via the coding sequence ATGCGTTCCTTGAATATTGGCGCGACGGGTATGCTGGCACAGCAGCTCAATGTTGAAGTCATTTCCCACAACATCGCCAACATGAACACGACGGCCTACCAGCGGCGGCGCGCGGAATTTCAGGACCTTCTGTACCAGAACCAGCGCCGTGTCGGCGCGGCGTCTTCCGATGCCGGCACGATCGTCCCCGTCGGTGTGCAGGTTGGCCTGGGTGTGAAGACCGCAGCGGTATATCGCATCAACGAGCCCGGCAACCTGACTCTGACAGAAAACACTCTCGACATGGCCATCAACGGCTCGGGCTATTTCCAGATCGAAATGCCCAACGGTGATACCGCCTACACCCGCGCCGGTTCTTTCCAGTTGAGCAATGACGGCACGATTGTAACGGCGGACGGCTACACAGTGCAGCCGGGGATCACGATCCCCCAGAATGCCGTGGACATTACCGTAAACAGCAGCGGCGAAGTTCTTGCCACCATCGACGGCCAGGTCGCCCAGCAAAATGTCGGTCAGCTTGAGTTGGCCAACTTCGCCAATGATGCAGGTTTGCTCGCCGTCGGGGATAACCTCTACAAGGAGACCGACGCCTCCGGCGCGCCGACAACGGCCGCCCCTGCGACGGATGGTTTTGGCACCCTTCAACAGGGCTTCCTGGAAACATCGAACGTGAATGTGGTCGAGGAGGTCACGAACCTCATCACGGCACAACGTGCCTATGAGATGAACTCCAAGGTGATCGAAACCTCCGACCAGATGATGTCACAGCTCAATAACATCCGGTAA
- the flgF gene encoding flagellar basal-body rod protein FlgF produces the protein MENSSYIALSRQMTLANEMSIVANNIANANTPAYKGEKMVFQEFIDKPTRGEKLSFVQDVGLARDLSEGPMKVTNNPLDVAIKDKGYFVVDTPMGQRFTRHGRFQIDANSQLVTSAGYTVRGLAGPIIIPQDQGQVTIAEDGTVSTQEGIVGTLQLVDFADEQQLRKGADGLYSSDTPPQNVATPSVAQGMLEESNVKPIIELTRMIQVHRDYQSVQNFIKAEDDRLKNAINRLGRASA, from the coding sequence ATGGAAAATTCATCCTATATCGCCTTGTCACGGCAAATGACGTTGGCCAACGAGATGTCGATCGTTGCCAACAATATCGCGAACGCCAACACCCCCGCCTACAAAGGCGAGAAGATGGTGTTCCAGGAGTTCATCGACAAACCGACGCGGGGCGAGAAACTGTCCTTCGTCCAGGATGTCGGTCTGGCCCGTGACTTGAGCGAAGGTCCGATGAAGGTGACCAACAATCCGCTGGATGTCGCGATCAAGGACAAAGGCTATTTCGTGGTCGACACCCCCATGGGACAACGTTTCACGCGCCATGGCCGTTTTCAGATCGACGCAAACAGCCAGTTGGTAACCAGTGCCGGATACACGGTACGCGGCCTCGCAGGCCCTATTATTATCCCGCAGGACCAGGGGCAGGTTACCATCGCGGAAGATGGTACGGTGTCCACCCAGGAAGGGATTGTGGGCACCCTCCAGTTGGTTGATTTTGCAGACGAACAACAGCTCCGCAAAGGGGCGGACGGCCTCTATAGCTCGGACACTCCTCCGCAGAATGTGGCCACCCCCAGCGTTGCCCAGGGCATGCTGGAAGAATCGAACGTGAAACCCATTATCGAGCTCACCCGCATGATTCAGGTCCACCGTGACTATCAGTCCGTTCAGAATTTCATCAAGGCAGAAGATGACCGCCTGAAAAACGCGATCAACCGCCTTGGCCGTGCGTCGGCGTAA
- a CDS encoding flagellar basal body-associated FliL family protein, with translation MSDETENLDIEDDEGGGSRVSGKKLVLFIVLPVLLLVGTGAGLFFSGILDPILGIEAEGDAHQEAAMEDKAPTAPGVFYDLDEILVTLRTAGSKQKFLKLQVSLELESQEDVAKVEAVKPRIIDNFQVFLRELRLEELEGSQGVYRIKEELLDRVNQAVYPVKIKDVLFKDMLIQ, from the coding sequence ATGAGCGACGAAACAGAGAATCTGGATATCGAAGACGACGAGGGCGGTGGCTCGCGGGTAAGCGGCAAGAAACTGGTGCTCTTCATTGTGCTTCCTGTCTTGTTGCTGGTCGGTACCGGTGCCGGACTGTTTTTTTCGGGTATCCTGGATCCTATTCTGGGGATTGAGGCCGAGGGGGACGCGCATCAGGAAGCCGCAATGGAAGACAAGGCGCCCACGGCGCCGGGTGTCTTCTATGACCTCGACGAGATTCTGGTGACGTTGCGCACGGCAGGCAGCAAGCAGAAGTTTCTCAAGCTGCAGGTCTCCTTGGAACTGGAAAGCCAGGAAGATGTTGCCAAGGTGGAGGCGGTGAAGCCTCGCATCATCGACAATTTCCAGGTTTTCCTGCGGGAGTTGCGCCTGGAGGAACTGGAAGGCAGCCAGGGGGTCTATCGAATCAAGGAAGAGTTGCTTGATCGTGTGAATCAGGCTGTTTACCCCGTGAAGATCAAGGATGTGCTGTTTAAGGACATGTTGATTCAATAG
- the fliM gene encoding flagellar motor switch protein FliM translates to MADDDDLEGMDDAEGADDDALAAEWAAMADDEPDSSMGAAATRVLDQDEIDSLLGFQEGGDDQDKSGIEAIIDSGMVSYERLPMLEVVYDRLVRMMSTSLRNFTSDNVEVSLDNITSIRFGDYLNSIPLPAMLSVFKAEEWDNYGLITVDSSLIYSIVDVLLGGRRGTAAMRIEGRPYTTIERNLVERMVSVVLADLSAAFDPLSSVTMRFERLETNPRFATIARPANAAILARLRIDMEDRGGRLELLLPYATLEPVRELLLQMFMGEKFGRDSIWENHLATELWFTEVPIEVVLDEVTTSLGDVLNWDVGTFLPLQVTPESDVELRCGTVPMFRASMGRKGHNIAVRLEGKIEAE, encoded by the coding sequence ATGGCTGACGACGACGATCTGGAAGGTATGGACGACGCAGAAGGCGCAGATGATGATGCGCTGGCGGCGGAATGGGCGGCTATGGCCGACGACGAGCCCGACTCCTCTATGGGGGCGGCGGCGACCCGTGTTCTGGATCAGGATGAAATCGACAGTCTTCTCGGTTTCCAGGAAGGCGGTGACGATCAGGACAAATCCGGTATCGAGGCGATCATCGATTCCGGCATGGTGTCCTATGAGCGCCTTCCCATGCTGGAGGTGGTTTACGACCGGCTTGTGCGTATGATGTCGACCAGCCTGCGTAATTTTACCTCCGACAACGTGGAAGTCAGCCTCGATAACATAACCTCCATTCGGTTCGGTGATTATCTGAACTCGATTCCCCTGCCGGCCATGCTGTCGGTCTTCAAGGCGGAAGAGTGGGACAACTATGGTCTGATCACTGTCGACAGTTCCCTGATTTATTCCATTGTGGACGTGTTGTTGGGCGGTCGCCGAGGGACGGCGGCAATGCGTATTGAGGGACGTCCGTATACCACGATCGAACGCAATCTGGTGGAGCGCATGGTCAGTGTGGTGTTGGCTGACCTGTCCGCAGCCTTCGATCCGTTGAGCTCTGTCACGATGCGTTTTGAACGGCTGGAGACGAACCCGCGATTTGCCACGATTGCCCGGCCTGCAAATGCGGCGATCCTGGCGCGCCTGCGTATCGATATGGAAGACAGGGGGGGGCGTCTGGAACTGCTGTTGCCCTATGCGACGCTGGAGCCGGTTCGCGAACTGTTGCTCCAGATGTTCATGGGGGAAAAATTTGGCCGGGACAGCATCTGGGAAAACCACCTTGCAACTGAACTTTGGTTCACGGAAGTCCCGATCGAAGTGGTGCTGGACGAGGTGACAACGTCATTGGGCGATGTGTTAAACTGGGATGTCGGGACGTTTTTGCCGTTGCAGGTGACGCCCGAGTCGGACGTTGAATTGCGGTGCGGCACCGTACCGATGTTTCGTGCGTCTATGGGCCGAAAGGGGCATAACATCGCTGTGCGCCTGGAAGGCAAAATCGAGGCGGAGTAA
- a CDS encoding DUF6468 domain-containing protein, which produces MAWLDIEIFVEIGFAVLLVAVLVYAIRLNRHIGALQKNKADLEKLLAGFVSSTERAEQALDRLKSGSQEKSAELDSLVGKAETLRADLAYMLDRGDEIANRLENGIRSGRSGGSPAASTVSSGDSGPSDWPELRASPDEKPEKSRQIKEKSKSDLLKALQGMR; this is translated from the coding sequence ATGGCGTGGCTCGATATAGAGATCTTTGTGGAAATCGGATTCGCGGTCCTGCTGGTCGCCGTTCTGGTCTACGCCATTCGTCTCAACAGGCATATTGGTGCCCTGCAGAAGAATAAGGCGGACCTGGAAAAGCTGTTGGCCGGTTTCGTGTCCTCTACAGAACGGGCAGAACAGGCGCTCGATCGTTTGAAGTCCGGCTCCCAGGAAAAAAGTGCCGAATTGGACAGCCTTGTTGGCAAGGCGGAAACGCTGAGGGCGGATCTGGCCTATATGCTGGATCGGGGCGATGAGATTGCTAACCGGCTGGAAAATGGCATTCGCAGTGGCCGCAGCGGTGGATCGCCCGCCGCCTCCACGGTGTCATCCGGTGACAGCGGTCCGTCGGACTGGCCGGAGTTGCGTGCATCTCCCGATGAAAAACCGGAGAAAAGTCGGCAGATCAAGGAAAAGTCAAAGTCTGATTTGCTTAAGGCTTTGCAGGGGATGCGGTAA
- a CDS encoding magnesium transporter MgtE N-terminal domain-containing protein, translated as MFRFRIFSILIFATALMLSIKVGVIWRDVSEVAGKAQPDQALIVANTAKAQEKTPPAPSDAPAMDAPSALPEAGAVPENMTPAPTVETDDPLAGGDFSDMSSGEIRLLHDLAGRREELDKRERRLQEREALLRSVEQQLIGRQKELNKIKAEIDDMLKVYQGEQEGEARKLVNIYSNMKPKAAAAIFNDMDMDTLLAVLRGMKERKIAPIMAQMNPEKARLVTRELADIKNLPELPQ; from the coding sequence ATGTTCCGTTTTCGTATTTTCTCCATCCTCATTTTTGCAACGGCCCTGATGCTATCAATCAAGGTCGGGGTGATCTGGCGGGATGTGTCGGAAGTTGCCGGTAAGGCGCAGCCCGACCAGGCGCTGATTGTTGCGAATACCGCAAAGGCACAGGAAAAAACGCCACCAGCACCGTCGGATGCACCGGCGATGGATGCGCCGTCCGCATTGCCGGAGGCGGGCGCGGTGCCGGAAAACATGACGCCTGCACCGACTGTGGAAACCGACGACCCTCTCGCAGGTGGGGATTTCTCTGATATGAGCTCCGGGGAGATTCGGCTTTTGCATGATCTCGCCGGTCGGCGGGAAGAACTGGACAAGCGGGAGCGCCGCCTGCAGGAGAGGGAAGCGCTGTTGCGCAGTGTTGAACAGCAGCTTATCGGCCGGCAGAAAGAGCTCAACAAGATCAAAGCCGAGATCGACGACATGTTGAAGGTCTATCAGGGCGAGCAGGAAGGCGAAGCGCGCAAGCTGGTCAATATTTATTCCAACATGAAACCCAAGGCTGCCGCTGCAATTTTCAACGATATGGATATGGATACGCTGCTGGCTGTGTTGCGGGGGATGAAGGAGCGGAAGATCGCGCCGATCATGGCTCAGATGAATCCGGAAAAGGCCCGTCTGGTTACCCGGGAGTTGGCCGATATCAAAAATCTGCCGGAGTTGCCCCAGTGA